The genomic DNA acatacagacacaggttagtcaggctgattgaggtagtatgtacatgtaggtatggttaaagtggctatgcatatatgatgaacagagagtagcagtagcgtaaaagagaggttggcgggtggtgagtggcgggacacaatgcagatatcccagttagccaatgtgcgggagcactggttgctCGGCCCAAttgaagtagtatgtacatgaatgtatggttaaagtgactaggcatatatgataaacagagagtagcatcagcgtaaaagaggggtggggtggggggcacaatgcaaatagtccgggtagccatttgattacctgttcaggagtcttatggcttggggtgaaatgttgaagttgaaatggtgctggaatagtggaggcagttcCTGTTTTCattgcgacttgcggtaactctccgtggttctaaatcaatagttgtttagtggtccgaaaatgtGAATTTATGCTGCCAATGTGTCCCCCTATTGTCTCGGCCATTAGGCTTGTGTATCACGGTCTCAAGGCATATGCATTTACAGGTTATAGagaaaacaatgcaattatcacaaaacataggttgtaatatggcttggcttccccagtgtttttacccacgcaccactaCTGCCTGGTAGGTGTGTAAACTGACACTTCACTTCTTATAAAGCAAAGTGTATGTCTATGTGCGGTATGTGGAGTCAGAGAgattctcatgttctctcctgaaaaaaatgtatttgtatctCAACGAGACTAAACATaattaaatgaaggttaaataaaaaattcacCTCTTCTGTGATAAGAAATAGATGTGTGTTGGTGTTCCTCCATTTCTAATGGTGTGATGGAGCCTGACACAAATTCAGCTAAACTGATATTACTTTTAATAattttgtatatttgtatatgtGGTGGCAGAGATGTTCTGTagacagagaatagagatgaACGGAGTGTATAAATGAATGGTTTATTATGTTAAAAACACACAGTCATACAGCAAAAATGGGATTCTCTATCAGATGATTTCTTACAAACTGTCAAAAGTTATGGCTATTTAAGGCTGGACAGGATCATTATGTAAATCTAACAAAGACAGTGTTCAAGTTTTCTTTGTTGACTTGTAAATTACTAAGTAATTTAAGTTACTAAATAATAAAATGTTGCTTCTTGTAGTCTTTGTGACAGTGGTGATATTTCACTGCTGCTGAAGGTATCTGACATCAGAGTACACTGCATCCTCTCTGCTGGTCTTCTTTCTTGCTGTTCTAGAGGAGGACTTGTTCTTGGGGGTGAAACTGACAGCTGCATAGTTCAACACATCACTGTCTTGATTCTGAGGGGGGTGGAGCCATGAGAAAATACATTATGATGACAGCATGATCTACTATATAATGTTTCTATTCTCCTGTGGAAGAAAACACTCTACAAAAGACATGACTGTTCAGACTGTACACCCACTACAATGACCTGACAGTCAGTGGAACAGTGACAGACAGAAGTTCAATGATCACGAAGATAAGTAGGCTATATCTAGTACAGTGACCTATTACTTCCAAGAAAGCTTATGTTACGCGGAGTGGAACAGGGGAAAGCagacccaagagcagactcagatgaggagacggggatgaagtaaccaaggcatttattgaaacacagggggagatggagtgcaGGTCAGGGGAAACTCAGTCGGGTTCTGAAACCAGGTGCGgcggctgaggctggagcgagaggggttgagacagggtaagcaggtctggGGTGGAATTCAAGGGAGCAGTAGAGTGGGAAATCCAGGACAGAGAAGCAGGATAACGAGATGTGGGACAGGAGActgggaccagagtcagagcgggcagaatgagcagagattacaatctggcagtgtggaagtggcagggctgcgtatttgtagaggtcttgattatggaacaggttgcagctggtggggatctgctctgactccagcataCCTGTCTACgccaacacaatcacacacacacacagagagagagagagagagagagagagagagagagagagagagagagagagagagagagagagagagagagagagagagagagagtgtagagagagagagggagtgagcgaGTGTACTGGGGAGTGGCGgtaggtcaaggagacacaggatgagcagtagagggcattgcaggagcagatgtgacagctTAATAACATAAAAAGCACAAATAAGCTGAATACCAGCTGTATAATAAAATTATATAATAAAATAAAGTTAAATGTCAGTTTCTTGAAAAGACATAAAATATACTATATTTATAAATGTTGTAAAATTTACCTGATTGCCCTGGGACGTTGGGACACCTGTCCTTCCTTCAAAGAGATTGAAATAGAGGAAGCTTTTTTATAAGCAATTATTTTATATGACAATCTATCTCTTTTAAACTCATGTAGTTAATTAACAGTGCTTATACGTTGGCATTTAACTGATATTTACAGAATGTACATTGCATAGCGATGCATGAAGCTTTAGATACATCACCTATAACATTATTTACATTGGATACATTAGATATAAAGTAATACCTCTGCTATCTCTATTCAGAGTCTTGCACAGCACCCAGACAAGTAGAAGGGTCACTATCCCCAGAACGATATTGGAGATGACCAAGGCCAGAACAGTAGAAGTCAGATGAAATGGAGGATGATGCTCTGGAACTGTGGAAAGGGTATCAGAGAATTCATATTGTATTCATGGGCGCTTAGGAAGATCATCAAACAGTAAAGTATGGCATCAAAAGCTGATGGTGATATTGTATAGCTTGTTGAGACAAATGTATGGGATCATTTGGAGGTAGGCTGTTTGCACGAATATACTGTATTGTTGGGGATATTTACAGATTAAATGAGATTTACCTTGAATGTCCAGCTTGGTCCCGTTCCCAAACAGTATCTCCCCACATGAGGCCACAGCACAGTAGTAAGTCCCAGCATCAGAGAGGCTGAGGTTCCTCTTGGGGAGGTTGTAGACACAGCTCTGTGTAGGAGACCCAGTCTCAGGGCTCTTCCTAAACTGATCATTCCTGTCTACATGCGAGTAAATGATACCTGGAAGGGATTCTCCTGAGCCATGTCTGAACCAATAGACCCTGTGGTCTCCTACACAGGTCTCAGTGTGTATTGTACAGTTCAGTGTCACAGAGTCTCCTGGCAGGACAGACTCAGACACAGGCTGCTGGAGCACAGTCATGTTTCTGGACCCTGATCCTGACAAGAAGTTCAATAAACCCATTGAATCTCTAGAATATCACTGTAGACATTTTCCAATTCAACATCTCATCTGAATAAGATAATACCTCATATTTACACTGCATATATGTAAATTAAGTTATACAAAAATGTACCTTTTACTATGAGAATGGCTCCTTCTCCGAACTCCATCTTGCTTCCATAAGCGCTTCCACAGTAGTATGTGCCTGAATCAGAGAGCTGCATGTCTGAGATCTTTAGGTGATTCTTTTCTTGGCCGTTTTCCACTGAGAATCGAGGGTTATCCTTAAACTCATGGTAAAAGGTTGCGTTCCTGTCAAACTTATAGACAGTTGAGAAGAGTTGAAGCTTATCTCCCAAGGGTTGCTTGTACCAGGAGAAATACATGTCCATGTGGTCTTTATAGAAGCAGTGCACAATCACTGCGTCTCCAACGTTGGCTGATATGAGACCACCGTCCTGAAGTACAGATGAGGACCCAGTACCAGTTACCACATCTATTAAGGAACATACAATATAGTATATTTGCTGTTACTTACCCCAAACACAACGTAGAATATTATAATTGTCTGTAAAGTATTGCATGTGATATCTCAAGCATCCAAATCAAAGGCGAACATCTCATAAGCAGAGATATATAAAAGTTGGACTTACCCATCTCTACAAGAAGTGGAAATATCAGACACAGTGTGAACCTCTTTGCAGTTGTCATCCTCCTCACAACTTGTCTTGAGTGGAAAAAGTCCACCAATGTAGACAGCACTTGAACAATGGAGTTACAGGTGATTGGTCGAACTGGACCCATCATTTTTGTTGACGCCTTATTCCGTTACGACAATCTTCTTCACATTGTCCAGAGTCACAGAGTCTCCTGGCTGGACTGAATCAGACACAGAAAGATTTTATTAAAGGTATATTCGTATCCTTATATATTCAGGACAAATTTAGGTATAATCATTCAAGTTTGGAATCCCTTATTCTTTATCACTACAGATACTGTTGTCTACGTCAAGAGTCTGATAGTTGTGAACTTCACCTCACTTAAAAACATCTATGGAAAACAATCTCTAATTCAGGACATTCAGTTGGACTGAAATCTGTGAAAAAACACTAAGGTATTTATTCGGTAATTTCACCTAGAGCTGTAGTTCTTAGTCAAACACAACACAGTTTTAACAATGAAGAAAACAATCATGGGAAGGGATTCTATCCCTCCTCAATAAGGGATTCTATCCCTTCCCATGATTTTGTTATTGAGGAGGCAGATTCCTCTAGGCCAATAGGTGATGATAATACTTCACAGTTAAAACGGTGTTGTGTTTGACTAAGAACTACAGCTCTAGGTGAAATTATCGAATAAATACCTTATTGTGTTTTTTCACAGATTTCAGTAAGCTATGTATAGATAAGATGCCTCATCAAAAGAGTTGGTTTACTGTTGTTAAATGGTCAAATTGAAGAGCAAGTAGTATAGCCTACAGTATCGGAGAGCTAAGAGTTCTGAGACATTCGGCTgaaaaccacagagagagagagagagagagagagagagagagagagagagagagagagagagagagagagtagagggtcCTGTGTACAAAACTAGTAGGCTCTAACAAAGCGCAGATACATCCTCATCTTGTGTTCATCACAGACTGCAGACAATGTAAATAGGTTGCTGTGTGTTTGAGGGCATGTTAGTGGCACGAGAAGAGATTAAAAAACGGTTTAACACTACAAATTAAAgcagcaatatgtaactttttgggcgacctgaccaaattcccatagaaatgtgagttatagatctttccttctcattgaaagcaagtctaacaAGCAGTAGATCTATTCTAGGCGCTCTAGTTCTAagcttcctgttcttaagtttagtttttgcatcttttactttcagttttgtacactagTTTataacagctgaaaatacaatattatttcttattgaaaagatatttcacagaggtttagatggtacaatgattctctacacattggttgttttgtcacataaactgaaactaggtgaactattagaattttagcaaccaggaaatggcgtagcgatttctgcatattgcacctttaaagaTCCTGAGCTTGGcctaaataaatacattcaacTTCCTTTGTCTTGACTGTTGTTAAATGCTTTATTCATCTTATCACATGTCCATTTAAAATGAGTTTGGCAGAGAAGCAATGCACTTAATTCAGGTAGCTACAGTAATTATATGTTACAGTAATACAGATAATAATGTTAATAAAGTGGGAGTTGATAAAAAGATAATTCATTGGACTGTTTCATTCATCCAGTTCTACTGTCTGATCCCAGCATACACCACTGTCTCCATGTGACCTCTCTGTCTTCTAGACCTGTTCTTCTTGTTGCTCAGATTCAGAGCTACGCAATGGAGACTGTCTCCATCTTGGTTCTGTGAGAAACAATTATAAAAGTGGGAGGGGGAAATAATACCATATGTTATTATTTAACATAAACATTTCCAAACATATTTTTATGGTAATACAAAATGTAAGGAATTCTACTTACCCCTGCATCTGTAGAAGAGACTGCTGGACATGGTGTCAGAGACGGATCCTGAAAAGAAACACCTCAAAGATAAAGATGCAACTCCTTCTTCCCATGCAGATACATCTGTAGATGGTAATGTTAAAGAAGAGCAACTTCTAAAAGGTTGTCACTTACCTCTGCACTGCAGACACTTTCTCTGGTTCATCCTGTACATGATGCAAGCAAGGACAATGATCAGGATTAACGAGAAAGCCAATCCTACACCCAAGCAGTACATCAAGATAAGAGGGTCTGCCCTTTGGCCTGTGGACATTCAAACATTGATAAAGGACCTTCAGAACAGCAAGTCAACAGCaagtttttttaacctttatttaactaggcaagtcagttaagaacaaattcttattttcaatgacggcctaggaacagtgggttaactgcctgttcagggccagaacgacagatttgtaccttgtcagctcggggattcaaacatgcaacctttcggttactagtccaacgctctaaccactaggctaccctctgTGTAGGAGACCCAGCCTCAGAGCTCTTCACACACTGATCACTCTTGTCTCCACTTGTAAAAGGTTGATAAGAGTTGAGGATTGTCACCCATGATTCCTGGAGCAGGTCACAGTTCTCCTGGCCATAATAAGGCATGTCATGAACCAAAGGACACTGTGTTCTCCTGCACAGGTCTGCCAGTGGGTATCTTTGaagatgtacctgtgtgttgagTGGAAAAAGTTACAGAGACAACACTTCAACAGAAGTCATTTTGTTTATTCATAGAACATATCCtgatatgtacagtcgtggccaaaagtttgagaatgacacaaatataaattttcacaaagtttgctgcttcagtgtctttagatatttttgtcagatgttactatggggTACTgatgtataattacaagcatttcataagtgtcaaaggcttttattgacaattacatgaagttgatgcaaagagtcaatatttgcagtgttgacccttctttttcaagacctctgcaatcccccctggcatgctgtcaattcatttctgggccacatcctgactgatggcagccaattgttgcataatcaatgcttggagtttgtcagaatttgtgtttttttgtttgtccacccgcctcttgaggattgaccacaagttctcaatggaattaaggtctggggagtttcttgctaaaaatatcgatgttttgtttcccgagccacttagttatcacttttgccttatggcaaggtgctccatcatgctggaaaaggcatttttcgtcaccaaactgttcctggatgattgagagaagttgctctcggaggatgtattcgtaccattctttattcatggttgTGTTGTTAGACAaatttgtgagtgagcccactcccttggctgagaagcaactacacacatgaatggtctcaggatgctttactgttggcatgacacagtaGCGCATCACAcagatggtagcgctcaccttgtcttctccgtacaatcttttttccggatgccccaaacaatttgaaaggggattcatcagagaaaaggaCTTTAGCCCAGtcttcagcagtccaatccctgtaccttttgcagaatatcagtctgtccctgatgtttttcctggagagaagtggcttctttgctgcccttcttgacaccaggccatcctccaaactcttcacctcactgtgcgtgcagattcactcacacctgcctgctgccattcctgagcaagctctgtactggtggtgccccgatcctgcagctgaatcaactttagaagACGGTTCTGGCGCTTGccggactttcttgggcgccctgaagccttcttcagaATAATTGAACCGcgctccttgaagttcttgatgatccgataaatggttgatttaggtgcaatcttactggtagcaatatccttgcctgtgaagcgaTTTTTGTActaagcaatgatgacagcacgtgtttccttgcaggtaaccatgactgacagaagaacaatgattccaagcaccaatgcacctctctaaaaacaagtctctcaccgttgccgcctgctatagaccaccctctgcccccagctgtgctctggacaccatatgtgaactgattgccccccatctatcttcagagctcgtgctgctaggcgacctaaactggaacatgcttaacaccccagccatcctacaatctaaacttgatgccctcaatctcacacaaattatcaatgaacctaccaggtacctccccaaagccttaaacacaggcaccctcatagatatcatcctaaccaacttcccctctaaatacacctctgctgtcttcaaccaagatctcagcgatcactgcctcattgcctgcatccgtaatgggtcagcggtcaaacgacctccactcatcactgtaaaacgctccctgaaacacttcagcgagcaggcctttctaatcgacctggccggggtatcctggaaggatattgatctcatcccgtcagtagaggatgcctggatatattttttaaatgccttcctaaccatcttaaataaacatgccccattcaagaaatttagaaccagaaacagatatagcccttggttctccccagacctgactgcccttaaccaacacaaaaacatcctatggtgttctgcattagcatcgaacagcccccgtgatatgcagctgttcagggaagctagaaaccattatccacaggcagttagaaaagccaaggctagctttttcaagcagaaatttgcttcctgcaacactaactcaaaaaggttctgggacactgtaaagttcatggagaataagaacacctccttccagctgcccactgcactgaagatgggaaacactgtcaccactgataaatccaccataattgagaatttcaataagcatttttctacggctggccatgctttccacctggctactcctaccccggtcaacagcactgcacccccaacagcaactcgcccaagccttccccatttctccttctcccaaatccattcagctgatgttctgaaagagctgcaaaatctggacccctacaaatcagcagggctagacaatctggaccctttctttctaaaattatctgccgaaattgttgccacccctattactagcctgttcaacctctctttcgtgtcgtctgagattcccaaagattggaaagcagctgcggtcatccccctcttcaaagggggacactcttgacccaaactgctacagacctatatctatcctaccatgcctttctaaggtcttcgaaagccaagtcaacaaacagattaccgaccatttcgaatctcaccataccttctctgctatgcaatctggtttcagagctggtcatgggtgcacctcagccacgctcaaggtcctaaacgatatcttaaccgccatcgataagaaacattactgtgcagccgtattcattgatctggccaaggctttcgactctgtcaatcaccacatcctcatcggcagactcgtcagccttggtttctcaaatgattgcctcgcctggttcaccaactacttctctgatagagttcagtgtgtcaaatcggagggtctgctgtccggacctctggcagtctctatgggggtgccacagggttcaattcttggaccgactctcttctctgtatacatcaatgaggtcgctcttgctgctggtgagtctctgatccacctctacgcagacgacaccattctgtatacttccggcccttctttggacactgtgttaacaaccctccaggcaagcttcaatgccatacaactctccttccatggcctccatttgctcttaaatacaagtaaaactaaatgcatgctcttcaaccgatcgctacctgcacctacccgcctgtccaacatcactactctggacggctctgacttagaatacgtggacaactacagatacttaggtgtctggttagactgtaaactctccttccagacccatatcaaacatctccaatccaaagttaaatttagaattggcttcctatttcgcaacaaagcatccttcactcatgctgccaaacatacccttgtaaaactgaccatcctaccaatcctcgactttggcgatgtcatttacaaaatagcctccaacaccttactcaacaaattggatgcagtctatcacagtgcaatccgttttgtcaccaaagccccatatactacccaccattgcgacctgtacgttctcgttggctggccctcgcttcatactcgtcgccaaacccactgactccatgtcatctacaagaccctgctaggtaaagtccccccttatctcagctcgctggtcaccatagcatctcccacctgtagcacacgctccagcaggtatatctctctagtcacccccaaaaccaattctttctttggccgcctctccttccagttctctgctgccaatgactggaacgaactacaaaaatctctgaaactggaaactcttatgtccctcactagctttaagcaccaactgtcagagcagctcacagattactgcacctgtacatagcccacctataatttagcccaaacaactacctctttcccaactgtatttaatttatttatttattttgctcctttgcaccccattatttttatttctactttgcacattcttccattgcaaaactaccattccagtgttttacttgctatattgtatttactttgccatcatggcctttttgcctttacctcccttctcacctcatttgcacacattgtatatagacttgcttatactgtattattgactgtatgtttgttttactccatgtgtaactctgtgtcgttgtatctgtcgaactgctttgctttatcttggccaggtcgcaattgtaaatgagaacttgttctcaacttgcctacctggttaaataaaggtaaaatcatttttttttaaaaacctccttttgaagcttccagtctgttattcgaactcaatcagcatgacagagtgatctccagcctcgTCTTCGTCAACAATCACATCTGTGTTAACgaaagaatcactgacatgatgtaagctggtccttttgtgtcagggctgaaatgcagtggaaatgttttgggagGATTCacttaatttgcatggcaaagagggactttgcaattaattgcaattcatctgatcactcttcataacattctggagtatatgcaaattgccatcatacaaaccgaggcagcagacttggtgaaaattaatatttgtgtcattctcaaaacttttggccacaactgtacagtgAACAGGGGTGAAGCATTACTGTGAGGGTATGTGGAGGAATCACCTACAGAATGAAAGTCAGTGTTATCCCTGTCATTCATGTGCTAACTCAAATGTAGGCTACTAGTTGAGAGTTTAGTAGGGGTGTACCTCGGTGGTTAGGCCTCGTCACTGTAGCCTAGTATACCTTGATACAATTTCTTCTTTAAACTCTGTTAACAAATGATTGTAGTTTGAATGAATTTAACCCGTGATCTTGCAAGTGACAAGATATAGGCTacatgacatacagtatataagtGGACTGTGTTGCTTATTGTCATGGTTGTGAACAACATtgaaagaatgagagaaaacagagtgaCACCACATAGACATCCTGCTGAAAACCACATAGAGGCACAGAGTGTGTAAAAGGCCAGCAGGCCTGTCCAAAGCGTAAAGACGGACTTGTTTTGTGTTCACAGCAGACCACAGAGTGCAGGTACCTGTGAACATCTCGCTGTGTGGGTGCATGCATGGGTGGGTTTAGCATTTATCAGTAGGTTGGGTAAGCAGAAGCCCTCTGCACACATTCATACAGACATACTTTGTGTACAGAACACAGGAGAAGGAACAAGTCTATTTTAGTCAGTATCAGTTGTTTAATGGACATTTATTGATGCTAAAAGTAGCAACATATGCAGGGATTTCAGAAGAGCAATTTAGTCTACtgacatacactaccagtcaaaggtttgcaCACAtgcactcattcaagggtttttctttatttttactattttctacattgtagaataatagtgaacacataaaacattgaaataacacatatggaatcatatagtaaccaaaatattttagattcttcaaagtagccaccctttgccttgatgacagctttgcacactattggcatactctcaaccagcttcacctggaatgatatTCCAActgtcttaaaggagttcccacatatgttgagcacttgttggctgcttttccttcactctgcagttctTATGAATGTCCAGCTTGGTCCTGTTCCCAAACAGTATCTCCCCACAGCACAGTAGTAAGTCCCAGCATCAGAGAGGCTGAGGATCCTCTTGGGGTGGTTGTAGACACAACTCTGTGTAGGAGACCCAGCCTCAGAGCTCTTCTCACACTGATCACTACTGTCTCCATGGGTGTAAATGATTCCTGGACGGGATTCTCCTGAGCCATGTCTGAACCAATAGACACTGTGTTCTCCTGCACAGGTCTCAGTGTGTATTGTACAGTTCAGAGTCACAAAGTCTCCTGGCTGGACTGACTCAGACACAGACTGCTGGAGCACAGACATGATGTTGGACTCGGAGTCTGAAGAGAGTGAGTAACTAAAGTAAAACTAAGATGTTGATGAAAAACATGAAAAGCCATGTATTCATCAGCAGCATTTGATGAAGCAGCTGTACAAACGTACCAACATACAGGGCCACACATTTTGAAATTAAAGAAGCAAATGTTTAGTTACCTTTGACAATTAATACAGTTCCCTCTCCATATGTGAGCTCATAGATGACTGTAGTGGAACAATAGTATGTAGCTGAGTCCCCTGGCTCTGTGTTGGATATGGTCAATTTACAGCTgtagtctcctctcctcacacccaAACGTTTGGTCTCAGTAAATCCTTGATAAAGTTGATGGAATAATAATGGCCACCATAAAAAGAGGATGTCATGTGGATGGGTTTCTGTCCAAAACTCTGCTTGAACCAATGAAACCTGGTCACCGACACATCAGGACAAAAGCAAGTGAGAGTCACAGTGCCTCCCAGCTCAGTAACCATCACAGGGGTCGGTTGGATTACGTTTGGTTTGGTAAAAGCACAAACTgtcaaagcaaacaaacaaaatggatcaaagacaaagacatttctacacattacagacagaacaTCCACTTCACTCATATTCAAACGACATACTTCAAATTATTAAAAAAGGAACTAAATTAAAATGTCTTACACTTACACAAGTTAATGTAAAACATAAATACTTCTCTATTCATCATTGTAACATTAGTCCCTTCTGCACTGTATAGTGTGTGGGTCTGACAGTGGGACACTTTATATGCACCTAATATAGGACGGCACTTTACATGTACCTTTCATGCAGTAGGAGGGAACACTGAAACGAGAGATTTTATTGGCCAACTACAATCTTAGTGTGTCCTCTGGCTCACCATAG from Oncorhynchus tshawytscha isolate Ot180627B linkage group LG15, Otsh_v2.0, whole genome shotgun sequence includes the following:
- the LOC112214675 gene encoding uncharacterized protein LOC112214675 isoform X2, coding for MDMYFSWYKQPLGDKLQLFSTVYKFDRNATFYHEFKDNPRFSVENGQEKNHLKISDMQLSDSGTYYCGSAYGSKMEFGEGAILIVKGSGSRNMTVLQQPVSESVLPGDSVTLNCTIHTETCVGDHRVYWFRHGSGESLPGIIYSHVDRNDQFRKSPETGSPTQSCVYNLPKRNLSLSDAGTYYCAVASCGEILFGNGTKLDIQVPEHHPPFHLTSTVLALVISNIVLGIVTLLLVWVLCKTLNRDSRGRTGVPTSQGNQNQDSDVLNYAAVSFTPKNKSSSRTARKKTSREDAVYSDVRYLQQQ
- the LOC112214675 gene encoding uncharacterized protein LOC112214675 isoform X1, whose amino-acid sequence is MTTAKRFTLCLIFPLLVEMDVVTGTGSSSVLQDGGLISANVGDAVIVHCFYKDHMDMYFSWYKQPLGDKLQLFSTVYKFDRNATFYHEFKDNPRFSVENGQEKNHLKISDMQLSDSGTYYCGSAYGSKMEFGEGAILIVKGSGSRNMTVLQQPVSESVLPGDSVTLNCTIHTETCVGDHRVYWFRHGSGESLPGIIYSHVDRNDQFRKSPETGSPTQSCVYNLPKRNLSLSDAGTYYCAVASCGEILFGNGTKLDIQVPEHHPPFHLTSTVLALVISNIVLGIVTLLLVWVLCKTLNRDSRGRTGVPTSQGNQNQDSDVLNYAAVSFTPKNKSSSRTARKKTSREDAVYSDVRYLQQQ